The genomic window AAATAAATCATCAAATACAACTTATATTACAAAATTATCCAAGAGTTGATGGATTTTGATTTGATGGTAATTGATCAAGAAAAAATGAAAAATGAAAAGAAGAAAAGTTATATAAAATTATTAGAGAAAAAAATCCAGAAGCAATGATTATAAATAATTCTGGTCTTACAAACTCTGGAAAAGAACAAAATATAGAAGTTGATTCAATAACATATGAACAAGCACATTTACAAAAAATAAACTATAATAATTTCAAAAGAGATCTCGCAGCAGAAGCTTGTCAATCATTTAATGATCATTGAGGTTATGCTGAAAACGATTATAATTATAAATCAGTAAAATATTTAATACTAAAATTTCTACAAGCTAGACGTGAGAAAGCAAACTATTTGTTAAATATCTCGATAGATAAAAATGGAGAATTGTTAGGAATAGAAAAAGAATCTCTTAAAATTTTTCACAAGTGGGTAAAAAAATATGCATATTTTCTTTTTTCAAATTATGATATTGTAGCAGCAAATGAAGACGATTTTATAGTACAAACACACGATGGAGCAATATTTGGTTTTCTATATAATATACCATCAGGAGGACATGTTAAAATTATTCAAAATGGTGGTAAGGTACAAAATTCTAGAAATTATTTTCTTAATTCAAAAATAGAATTTTACAATAATAAATTAATTTTTCTAGATAATAATGAAGATTCTACAATTTTAGTTAATGATAATATATTAACAATTACACCAACAGCTTTTAATTATGGATATAATACAATAGTTAGACCATTTCAAATAAAGTAACAGTTCAAAATAATACAGCATAAGGGAAGCTAAGTGTACTGGAGGTTTTATCCTCCAGTACACTTAGCTTCCCTTATGCTTAACTACAATTTACACATAATTATTATATTACCTTTTATTATAAAAGGGTAGAAAAATATTGTAATTATATTTTTTCATCTAAATCATATTGTTTAAAAATGAAATAATAAATAACATGATTTTTGACTACTTTTATTTTCCTTTCAAAAATATGTTGTAATAATGAAGCAATAATATTAATTTAAAAAATTAAGTAAATATAACAATATTATAAAAATTTGTATAAAAAATAATATAAAATATAAAAGGAAGGTGATATATATGGCTAGAAAAGACGATTTAACAGGAAAAGGTCCTTTATCTGGAAATTCAAGATCACACGCTTTGAATGCTAATAAAAGAAAATGGAACTTGAATTTACAAAAGGTAACTATTATCAATGAAAATGGAACACCAGAACGAATAAAAGTTTCTGCAAAAACATTGAGAACATTGAGAAAAAATGAAAAAATAGCTTAAAATCAAAAGATTTTAAGCTATTTGCCCTTTTGGCGGAATTGGTAGACGCAGTAGACTCAAAATCTACCGGAGAAATCTGTATCGGTTCGACTCCGATAAAGGGCACCAACTAAGAAATTAAAAAACCCTTTAAGGGTTTTTTTATTTCTTTGCCTTACTTAGTTTTTTTAAAAATAAAACTTGTTCAACTTTTTACAAATTCTATAAGATCTAAATCATATTTGTTAACACTCGCAACATGATTTACTTCCTTTCCGAGATTTTTAAAGTCATCTTTTAATATAACTATTAACTCATATTGATAGTTTTTATCATTATTATTTATAATTAGTATATCGCCACGATTATATGATTTTTTGTTATTAACTATAGGTTTTATATTATCTTTTCCTTGATAATATATTCGCGGCATTGTAGAACGAATATAATTTTCATTTATATCACCCCTACAAAAGTGGTCATTTCTATATAATATTTCTCTTTCCAATGGAGAAATTTTTGTGATTTCAACTATATCAAGTTCGATTAATGTATTATCTATTATTGATAATTCTGCTAATTCATCTTCTTTAGCTGGTTGGTTCCCAATATATATATCACTAACATACCCCGTTGCTCATAACTCTTTCGCTTGAGTTCTTATCGGCTTAAATCTATGTCTCTCAACAGTTACTAATTCTTTTACATCCTCCATTTGAGGTCCTTTGGTACCATACTCAGAGCTAACAAAAGCGGATAAATGAATACCTTTATTATAGAATCTTCTTGATGAATCAATAAAATATTCTCATCCTAAGCCAGTATTTTTTTGTGGATAAAAATTATGGCATGCATATAGATTTTCAACTACAGGTTTATAATCCAGAATATTATCTATAAAATGGTCATTATTTGAAGCATTTACTTGAATATCTATTTTATTTCTATGTGTTGAAAATGCCACATCAGAAGGTAATAAGGGTGAATCTAATCTCAAACAATCAACGCCAAGTTCTATGAAGAAACTAAGATCCTTAAAGTTAGAACCTGTTGCTTTTAATGCTAGATCTGCAATATCTACAACAACATAAAAGTCATTTTTTTTTGCAAACCTAATAACATCAAAGTAAATGTCTTTATTCTTTTTAAATTCCTCAACAGTTCTAAATTGTAAAAAAGACATAAATATTTTAGTAAAACCATATTTTTTTGCTAAACTTATATAATCTTTTGTTTCATTAATTGGTAATTTTTCGGGGTATATTGATATCCCAAGTTTCTTTTTAAACATGTTACTCACACTCCATTTCTAATAGCCTTACTATATAATTGGTTCCATATTCAAAAGACTCAATTTCCATATTTAGCTCATTCTTTTCAATATTATAATAGCAATCCTTATTATTATCAAGATATCTTATTTTTTTTATTTCTTTATTTAAAAAATATTTAATTGAAAAGACATTTTTTTGGCTACCATAGTGAATTGTTTCTACATGCCCCCCAGAATTAAGACCTCTAACTATTATGAAATATTTATTTTGTGTAACATTTTCTATTAAAGAAATATATTTATCATTATAGAGGCATCTTATTTCTCCATTTAGACAGTTTTTGTTTTCCTTAATCCAAGTTCCTATTTTAGATAAGTACCATTTCTCAAAGTTGCCTAAATTTCCATTTTTATCTAAACCAATATTCAATAATAAATTTCCATAATTTTTTCGAATTGAGACGTAATCTGATATTATGCTTGAAAGTGGTTTAAAATTGAAATCAAATCTAGAATATCCTCAATGGTCATTAATAGAATAACAGATTTCAAATCCAATATCACAGTTTTTAAAATTACAAAACTCTTCTTCTTTTCCTTGTTCAAATGTTACGCTATCAATTTCCTCATGAACTATTTGGCCTTTTTCTTCTAAACCGGTATTATTTATAATAATACAATTTTTATTATATTTTCTGATCATACTATACAATTTATCAAGTTTTCAATCTTTATTTTTTTCGGATCAATTTCCATCAAATCAAAAACCAGAAATTTTTTCTTTATATTTGGTCAATAAATTTTTTACATTATTATATATTTTTTCAACATTTACTGAAAAATTTTTGGCATCTTGTGTTCACTCCATTGTTGCGTAATATATAAAAGGCTTAATATCGTTTTTATGACATTCATTTATAAATTCTTCTATAACATCCTTTTTAGTATTTAATCACCCGATATCATATTTAGATTGACCTTTTGAATCAAACAAACAAAACCCATCGTGGTGTTTCGCTGTAAGAACGATATATTTTATTTGACATT from Spiroplasma endosymbiont of Aspidapion aeneum includes these protein-coding regions:
- a CDS encoding alpha-L-fucosidase translates to MEEIKRITNFRNLGIGLFIHFGLYNKIAKGEWYYNMYNMSFKSYYELFLENNKINLKLNIKDIVNSAKINGFNYIVFIAKHHDGFCLFDSKKTSKYDITWTIDEIDILKEMIIECKKNNIKILVYYATMDWCWDDMGIKFCKQLDKINHQIQLILQNYPRVDGFWFDGNWSRKNEKWKEEKLYKIIREKNPEAMIINNSGLTNSGKEQNIEVDSITYEQAHLQKINYNNFKRDLAAEACQSFNDHWGYAENDYNYKSVKYLILKFLQARREKANYLLNISIDKNGELLGIEKESLKIFHKWVKKYAYFLFSNYDIVAANEDDFIVQTHDGAIFGFLYNIPSGGHVKIIQNGGKVQNSRNYFLNSKIEFYNNKLIFLDNNEDSTILVNDNILTITPTAFNYGYNTIVRPFQIK
- the rpmB gene encoding 50S ribosomal protein L28 is translated as MARKDDLTGKGPLSGNSRSHALNANKRKWNLNLQKVTIINENGTPERIKVSAKTLRTLRKNEKIA
- a CDS encoding MupG family TIM beta-alpha barrel fold protein, producing the protein MFKKKLGISIYPEKLPINETKDYISLAKKYGFTKIFMSFLQFRTVEEFKKNKDIYFDVIRFAKKNDFYVVVDIADLALKATGSNFKDLSFFIELGVDCLRLDSPLLPSDVAFSTHRNKIDIQVNASNNDHFIDNILDYKPVVENLYACHNFYPQKNTGLGWEYFIDSSRRFYNKGIHLSAFVSSEYGTKGPQMEDVKELVTVERHRFKPIRTQAKELWATGYVSDIYIGNQPAKEDELAELSIIDNTLIELDIVEITKISPLEREILYRNDHFCRGDINENYIRSTMPRIYYQGKDNIKPIVNNKKSYNRGDILIINNNDKNYQYELIVILKDDFKNLGKEVNHVASVNKYDLDLIEFVKSWTSFIFKKTK
- a CDS encoding alpha-L-fucosidase, whose amino-acid sequence is MKNRIKDFRNLGLGLFIHYGLYSKMEKGEWYLEMNKMSEERYYNLIGKDFQLKANFKNLIPFFKKCQIKYIVLTAKHHDGFCLFDSKGQSKYDIGWLNTKKDVIEEFINECHKNDIKPFIYYATMEWTQDAKNFSVNVEKIYNNVKNLLTKYKEKISGFWFDGNWSEKNKDWKLDKLYSMIRKYNKNCIIINNTGLEEKGQIVHEEIDSVTFEQGKEEEFCNFKNCDIGFEICYSINDHWGYSRFDFNFKPLSSIISDYVSIRKNYGNLLLNIGLDKNGNLGNFEKWYLSKIGTWIKENKNCLNGEIRCLYNDKYISLIENVTQNKYFIIVRGLNSGGHVETIHYGSQKNVFSIKYFLNKEIKKIRYLDNNKDCYYNIEKNELNMEIESFEYGTNYIVRLLEMECE